In Priestia megaterium NBRC 15308 = ATCC 14581, the following proteins share a genomic window:
- a CDS encoding Hsp20/alpha crystallin family protein has protein sequence MFPFGKSPFKGMMENIPKGMASKDMNKYIQQMISSTMSHSFPDFMQGNEFFKQAQDMMKEQQDVGNEGQGQQLRRFDSNVINTLDECIVQLKIPNRDIVSSIKVYHTPYVCTIEGIDGEESFKEEIQLPCSVRKKGTRAVYRSGVLEIRMPKHVNIPMSQIDVHDLD, from the coding sequence ATGTTTCCATTTGGAAAGTCTCCTTTTAAAGGAATGATGGAAAATATCCCAAAAGGAATGGCATCTAAAGACATGAATAAGTATATTCAACAAATGATTTCTTCTACGATGTCCCATTCTTTTCCGGATTTTATGCAAGGAAATGAATTCTTTAAGCAAGCTCAAGACATGATGAAAGAACAGCAGGATGTGGGAAATGAAGGTCAAGGACAACAGCTAAGAAGGTTTGATTCAAACGTCATCAATACATTAGACGAATGCATTGTTCAGTTGAAAATCCCTAATCGCGATATTGTATCAAGCATTAAAGTCTATCATACTCCATACGTGTGCACGATTGAAGGAATAGATGGAGAAGAATCCTTCAAAGAAGAAATTCAGCTTCCTTGTTCGGTTCGCAAAAAAGGTACGCGCGCCGTATATCGTTCCGGAGTGTTGGAAATCCGGATGCCTAAACATGTTAATATTCCTATGTCTCAAATAGACGTCCACGATTTAGATTAA
- a CDS encoding acyl-CoA dehydrogenase family protein, giving the protein MSVSFVNKNQESTYEKLLPLVEKFKKRAFKIDEEGTFPFENIQELKEAGYTRLSLESKYGGNELRLYDFLLFQELIAQGDASTALSIGWHMGITMDLREKQPWNQQMLDFIFKEIEKGALINTAATEPKTGSPTRGGKPETTAVKTKEGWRINGRKTFTTMSPVLNYFLVKASIEGEEEIGLFLIPRETSGLLIEETWDMIAMRGTGSHDLVLENVDIKHDFLVERLGGFKKNEPSGWLLHIPACYMGTAIAARDYAVAFATEYSPNSIEGTISELPNVQRLVGEMELELMQARHFMYSVASKWDETSDRAALAGELAAVKHVVTNSACTIVDKAMRIVGARSLQRSNPLQRYYRDVRAGLHNPPMDDMTIVNLAKQAFAR; this is encoded by the coding sequence ATGAGTGTTTCATTTGTAAATAAAAATCAAGAGTCTACGTATGAAAAATTGCTGCCTCTAGTCGAAAAATTTAAGAAACGAGCTTTTAAAATAGATGAAGAAGGTACGTTTCCCTTTGAAAATATTCAAGAGTTAAAAGAAGCGGGCTATACACGTCTTTCTCTCGAAAGCAAATATGGCGGAAATGAATTACGCCTTTATGATTTTTTATTATTTCAAGAATTAATTGCTCAAGGAGATGCTTCTACGGCTCTTAGTATTGGATGGCATATGGGGATTACAATGGACTTGCGTGAAAAACAGCCTTGGAATCAGCAAATGCTCGATTTTATTTTTAAAGAAATAGAAAAAGGTGCACTTATTAACACCGCTGCAACTGAACCGAAGACGGGAAGTCCTACTCGAGGAGGAAAACCGGAAACGACAGCCGTAAAAACAAAAGAAGGCTGGCGAATCAATGGCCGAAAAACATTCACCACGATGTCTCCAGTGTTAAATTATTTTTTGGTAAAAGCAAGCATTGAAGGTGAAGAAGAGATCGGCTTATTTTTAATTCCTCGTGAAACAAGCGGACTTTTAATAGAAGAAACATGGGATATGATTGCAATGCGCGGAACAGGAAGTCATGATCTTGTGCTAGAAAACGTCGATATTAAACACGACTTTCTTGTTGAACGCCTCGGTGGTTTTAAAAAGAATGAGCCAAGCGGCTGGCTACTTCATATACCAGCTTGCTACATGGGTACAGCCATCGCAGCAAGAGATTATGCTGTCGCATTTGCTACAGAATATTCGCCTAATAGTATTGAAGGAACGATTAGCGAATTGCCAAATGTGCAGCGGTTAGTAGGAGAGATGGAACTTGAACTTATGCAAGCGCGTCACTTTATGTACAGCGTGGCAAGTAAATGGGATGAAACCAGCGACCGAGCAGCATTAGCGGGAGAGTTAGCAGCTGTCAAACACGTAGTGACCAATAGTGCCTGTACGATTGTCGACAAAGCAATGCGCATCGTGGGGGCGAGAAGCTTGCAGCGCAGTAATCCGCTGCAGCGCTATTATAGAGACGTGCGTGCTGGGCTTCACAACCCTCCAATGGATGATATGACGATTGTTAATTTAGCGAAGCAGGCGTTTGCTAGATAA
- a CDS encoding TcaA 3rd/4th domain-containing protein — translation MNQCPKCGASASTDQLFCNNCGFSFTVSPAAAKHKKSWYIGGGIALILLLTFVFYFFFSGSEEKTADRFIEALESKDTAVLRELLDSSQSTIVINDTSIQALLDATSDGSILRDVENDLKNKSSIYFTIKEQKHSLLFKKQYVVVPSSYYISLTTPEDATVIVNDTKQSISKNQTQKIGPFMIGNYPLTAFYESSYGKLTDQTTVNFHRQKEENISVVFKGAYVTISSNRDDAVLFVNGKSTGLQVNSSSQIGPVATDGSVTVHAEVQKDGTTFKSSPYTIQSEESIMLNIQTPPVEKEKTVIKEREVIVPGPRSYATSSSYILPGSDSYKLSYSDISSLSSSELRLARNEIYARHGYVFKSKDLQAYFYEKSWYTPDSSFRDSYLSSVEKYNVDFIKSYE, via the coding sequence ATGAATCAATGTCCAAAATGCGGGGCCAGTGCAAGCACAGACCAATTATTTTGCAATAACTGCGGCTTTTCTTTCACCGTGTCGCCAGCTGCAGCCAAGCATAAAAAGAGCTGGTATATTGGCGGGGGTATTGCGCTTATACTTCTTTTAACTTTTGTATTTTATTTCTTTTTCTCTGGCTCAGAAGAAAAGACGGCTGACCGCTTTATTGAGGCATTAGAATCGAAAGATACAGCTGTGTTAAGAGAGTTGTTAGACTCTTCGCAGTCTACTATAGTTATTAATGACACATCTATTCAAGCTCTGTTAGACGCAACTTCCGATGGTTCTATTTTACGAGATGTTGAAAATGATTTAAAAAATAAATCGAGCATCTACTTTACAATAAAAGAACAGAAACATTCACTACTCTTCAAAAAACAGTACGTGGTTGTACCGTCATCATATTATATCTCCCTCACCACGCCAGAGGATGCAACGGTTATAGTCAATGATACAAAACAATCGATATCCAAGAATCAAACGCAAAAAATAGGGCCTTTTATGATTGGAAATTACCCGCTTACGGCTTTTTATGAAAGCTCTTATGGAAAACTTACAGACCAAACCACTGTAAATTTTCACCGACAAAAAGAAGAAAATATATCTGTGGTATTTAAAGGCGCTTACGTTACAATCTCATCGAATAGAGATGACGCTGTTTTATTCGTAAATGGAAAAAGCACGGGACTGCAGGTGAATAGCTCATCACAAATAGGGCCTGTTGCCACGGATGGAAGCGTCACTGTTCATGCAGAAGTGCAAAAAGACGGCACAACGTTCAAAAGCAGTCCCTACACTATTCAAAGTGAAGAAAGTATTATGTTAAATATACAAACGCCGCCCGTCGAAAAGGAAAAAACCGTCATAAAAGAACGAGAAGTGATCGTGCCTGGGCCGCGCTCTTATGCTACTTCAAGCTCTTATATTCTTCCTGGTTCGGATTCTTACAAATTAAGCTATAGTGATATTAGCAGTTTGAGCTCGAGTGAACTAAGGCTAGCTCGAAATGAAATCTATGCGCGGCATGGGTATGTATTTAAATCGAAAGATCTTCAAGCCTATTTTTATGAAAAGTCATGGTATACGCCTGATTCATCATTTAGAGATTCCTACTTATCAAGTGTTGAAAAATACAACGTTGATTTTATTAAATCATATGAGTAA
- a CDS encoding STAS domain-containing protein yields the protein MNGIGRLPQKLNGHLILENIQETMIIADKDYRVQWMNARAIETLQPVLPIYQLSHIEELIGKHMDFFHSNSEEAEKLLTSLHTTYRTRITIGSQYVAEAVIHPIDTKDGERYGYLLMLLDFTDQAEAELEKERLIEDLSTPLLKIWDEVLAVPITGKMDIERGKKLTETVLEAVVKEQARYLLIDLSSLHSLDEEHGYYINTLHDALRLIGTTCLIVGLSSKMALSLVDSQFNWRTFSTVQQSISYILEKKNYRIAPIS from the coding sequence ATGAATGGAATTGGACGACTTCCACAAAAGCTTAATGGCCATTTGATTTTAGAAAATATTCAAGAAACCATGATTATTGCGGATAAAGACTATCGTGTGCAGTGGATGAATGCAAGAGCAATTGAAACACTCCAGCCAGTACTTCCAATCTACCAGTTATCTCATATCGAAGAGTTAATTGGAAAGCATATGGACTTCTTTCATTCCAATTCTGAAGAAGCGGAAAAATTACTCACCTCTCTTCATACAACCTACCGAACGCGTATAACGATTGGCAGTCAATACGTAGCAGAAGCCGTGATTCACCCTATTGATACAAAAGACGGCGAGCGTTATGGCTACTTGCTTATGCTATTAGACTTTACAGATCAAGCCGAAGCAGAGCTTGAAAAAGAACGGTTAATTGAGGATTTGTCTACACCTTTATTAAAAATATGGGACGAGGTTTTAGCTGTGCCTATTACCGGTAAGATGGATATAGAACGTGGTAAGAAGCTAACTGAAACGGTATTGGAGGCAGTTGTAAAAGAACAGGCGCGCTATTTGCTTATTGATTTATCTTCCCTTCATTCGTTAGATGAAGAACACGGTTATTATATTAACACGCTTCACGATGCTTTGCGTTTGATTGGTACCACTTGCCTTATTGTGGGTCTTTCTTCAAAAATGGCTCTTTCGCTTGTAGATTCTCAGTTTAATTGGCGAACATTTTCCACTGTCCAACAAAGCATCTCTTACATTTTAGAAAAAAAGAATTATCGTATTGCACCCATTTCATAA
- a CDS encoding GrpB family protein: MKSVREIQLTPYNIAWEKKFSKEAATLTTIMSAQVLEVHHIGSTAVPGLSAKPIIDLLIEVKDIKKVDTYNQRMEQLGYEAKGENGIKGRRYFQKGGNERTHHVHIYEKGHPEINRHIWFRDYLRTHPDTAKEYETLKIELAHRYRFEPEKYVENKTNFIHKIDVLALKWRKGSSNKNRKDDLR; this comes from the coding sequence ATGAAGTCCGTAAGAGAAATTCAGCTGACACCCTATAATATCGCGTGGGAAAAGAAATTTTCAAAAGAAGCTGCCACCTTAACAACTATAATGTCAGCTCAAGTTTTAGAGGTTCATCATATCGGAAGCACTGCTGTTCCCGGCTTAAGCGCAAAACCGATTATTGATTTACTTATTGAAGTGAAAGATATAAAGAAAGTAGATACATATAATCAGAGGATGGAGCAGCTTGGTTACGAAGCGAAAGGTGAAAACGGCATAAAAGGAAGACGATACTTCCAAAAAGGCGGAAATGAAAGAACGCACCATGTTCATATTTATGAAAAAGGTCATCCAGAAATTAATCGGCATATATGGTTTCGAGATTATCTGCGAACTCACCCTGATACAGCAAAAGAATACGAAACGTTGAAAATAGAACTAGCGCATCGCTATCGCTTTGAACCAGAAAAATATGTGGAAAATAAAACGAATTTTATTCATAAAATAGATGTGCTAGCTTTAAAATGGAGAAAGGGAAGCAGCAATAAGAATAGGAAAGATGATCTTAGATAA
- a CDS encoding YflJ family protein, giving the protein MAHIYSKGWFVQQLKAANISKIDGRKLESYKTYILRNLHAELIEQGKING; this is encoded by the coding sequence ATGGCTCATATCTATTCAAAGGGCTGGTTTGTTCAGCAGTTAAAAGCGGCCAATATCTCTAAAATCGATGGAAGAAAGCTAGAAAGTTATAAAACCTACATTCTTCGTAATTTACATGCTGAGCTTATAGAACAAGGTAAAATCAACGGCTAA
- a CDS encoding FecCD family ABC transporter permease — MIFKRIFFNKVSILYIVSLFIVCTSVIMGVFIGTVSLTVGDTIKIIIGHLTGLSLYHGPENMDLIIWQIRFPRVLVAFLVGASLSIAGAAFQGLLRNSLADPYTIGVSSGATLGSVMAIYFHWSIFGLSIFTLPVVGIVSGFITLLLVFGITKLASGNLANETIILAGIILSSFMSALISLIVALSPEEDVRQVLYWLMGSVSMRGWSHIQILGPFFLIGTIMLLLHVKELNGLAFGDQSAQFMGIDVKKKKRMILIGASVLTGAAVSVSGAIGFVGLVIPHVVRLVAGANHKHVLPLSILIGGSYLVLADLLARTILEPRELPIGVVTALIGSPIFTLLLVKERMRKRGIS, encoded by the coding sequence TTGATTTTTAAACGTATTTTTTTTAACAAAGTATCTATTTTATACATAGTCAGTTTATTTATTGTATGTACTTCGGTAATTATGGGCGTATTTATTGGTACAGTTTCGTTAACCGTAGGAGATACAATCAAAATTATTATTGGCCACCTTACCGGGCTATCCTTATATCACGGTCCCGAAAACATGGATTTAATCATTTGGCAAATTCGTTTTCCAAGAGTACTGGTGGCATTTTTAGTAGGAGCTTCGCTTTCAATAGCAGGGGCTGCCTTTCAAGGGCTATTAAGAAACTCTCTTGCTGATCCTTATACGATTGGGGTTTCCTCAGGTGCAACCCTTGGCTCTGTCATGGCAATTTATTTTCATTGGAGTATTTTTGGTTTGTCTATCTTCACGCTGCCTGTAGTCGGCATTGTATCTGGTTTTATTACTCTTCTTTTAGTTTTTGGTATTACGAAACTCGCAAGCGGCAATTTGGCCAATGAAACCATCATCTTAGCGGGGATTATTTTATCATCCTTTATGAGCGCGCTTATTTCATTAATTGTGGCTCTTTCTCCCGAAGAAGATGTAAGACAGGTTTTATATTGGCTAATGGGAAGCGTATCAATGAGAGGATGGTCTCATATTCAAATTTTAGGGCCGTTCTTTTTGATTGGTACAATTATGCTGTTGTTACATGTAAAAGAGCTGAACGGCTTAGCATTTGGCGATCAATCCGCTCAGTTTATGGGAATAGACGTAAAGAAGAAAAAAAGAATGATTTTAATAGGTGCATCCGTATTAACAGGGGCTGCGGTATCAGTATCTGGGGCAATTGGATTTGTTGGCTTAGTTATCCCCCATGTAGTGCGTCTCGTAGCGGGAGCTAATCATAAGCATGTACTGCCGCTTTCTATTTTAATTGGAGGAAGTTATTTGGTTTTAGCAGATTTATTGGCACGAACGATATTAGAACCTCGTGAACTGCCGATTGGAGTCGTAACCGCCTTAATTGGTTCGCCAATCTTTACCCTGCTCCTTGTAAAAGAACGTATGCGGAAAAGAGGAATATCATGA
- a CDS encoding Hsp20/alpha crystallin family protein, whose translation MNHGKFKKWAETLQEENHTKFWEKIFDDDHEEKNDTEADASPQIVNEYRDYPLIDVYEWANQLLVVIEIPGAKRTDVELTMHENTLHISGSSLLTVKDANVLHKERREGTFQRSIILPPAVEEAPCHASFKDGLLHVKFDL comes from the coding sequence ATGAATCACGGAAAATTTAAAAAGTGGGCAGAAACGTTACAAGAAGAAAACCATACGAAATTTTGGGAAAAGATTTTTGATGATGATCATGAAGAAAAGAATGATACGGAAGCAGATGCTTCTCCTCAGATTGTAAATGAGTATCGAGATTATCCTTTAATTGATGTATATGAATGGGCAAATCAACTGTTAGTTGTAATTGAAATACCCGGTGCTAAACGAACAGACGTCGAATTGACTATGCACGAAAATACTTTACACATATCCGGTTCATCTCTTTTAACCGTGAAGGATGCAAATGTTCTTCACAAAGAAAGACGTGAAGGAACGTTTCAACGATCAATTATCCTTCCACCTGCTGTAGAGGAAGCGCCGTGTCACGCATCATTTAAAGATGGTCTTTTGCATGTGAAATTTGATTTGTAA
- a CDS encoding spore germination protein, which yields MPLQINVFNIVTNGVTQNANIDFGSTIQNSHTANSKFNGANFSLGNFSPTCSQMNTGVLDPDVSDQDQIANPSAPIGNQI from the coding sequence ATGCCTCTTCAAATTAACGTTTTTAATATCGTAACAAACGGTGTCACGCAAAACGCAAATATTGATTTTGGTTCCACCATTCAAAACAGTCACACGGCGAACTCAAAGTTTAACGGCGCGAATTTCTCTTTAGGTAACTTCTCTCCTACTTGCTCTCAAATGAATACGGGCGTGTTAGATCCTGATGTAAGTGATCAAGATCAAATTGCAAACCCTTCAGCTCCAATTGGAAATCAAATTTAG
- a CDS encoding alpha/beta hydrolase gives MTPVLNRQTNTGKKKKTIWISLISFVILCFVLCTAISLYVGISLTKLDKNPAVKNPGDYGMYYSNQVFLSKDGITHLKGWMIEPTEQPKATIIMSHGYGNNREAQGAGFLPLSKEFVKAGYRVVMFDFRDSGDSEGNQTTIGVKEQLDLLGVIQKMKETTKEPIVLYGISMGAATSLLAASQEDDVKAVIADSPFSDLTSYLKENLSVWSHLPNFPFTPLTIAILPVIADANPAEASPIKAVEHIYPRPILFIHSTGDTKIPYTESEKMAKTHPDAFHFWKTDKAEHVQNYHIYKKEYVKRVLSFIEQSL, from the coding sequence TTGACTCCAGTTCTAAATCGACAGACAAATACAGGAAAAAAGAAAAAAACAATATGGATCAGCCTGATATCCTTTGTTATTCTTTGTTTTGTACTTTGTACGGCAATTTCTCTTTATGTAGGCATAAGCCTGACAAAACTAGATAAAAATCCTGCTGTGAAAAATCCTGGTGATTACGGCATGTACTATAGCAATCAAGTATTTTTGAGCAAAGACGGAATAACCCATTTAAAAGGATGGATGATTGAACCAACGGAACAGCCAAAAGCGACCATTATTATGTCACATGGATACGGAAATAACCGTGAAGCACAAGGAGCTGGCTTTCTGCCGCTGAGTAAGGAATTTGTAAAAGCGGGATATCGAGTAGTCATGTTTGACTTTAGAGATTCAGGAGACTCAGAAGGAAATCAAACAACGATTGGTGTAAAAGAACAGCTCGATTTATTAGGCGTTATTCAGAAAATGAAAGAAACAACAAAAGAGCCAATTGTGCTCTACGGCATTTCAATGGGAGCAGCTACTTCTTTATTAGCAGCTTCTCAAGAGGACGACGTAAAAGCGGTGATAGCCGACAGTCCTTTTAGTGATTTAACCTCTTATTTAAAAGAAAATCTATCTGTATGGTCTCATTTACCAAACTTTCCGTTTACACCGCTAACAATTGCTATTCTTCCTGTTATTGCAGATGCAAATCCTGCTGAAGCTAGTCCTATTAAAGCAGTCGAGCATATTTACCCTCGACCAATTTTATTTATACACAGCACAGGAGATACAAAAATTCCTTACACTGAAAGTGAAAAAATGGCTAAAACGCACCCGGATGCTTTTCACTTCTGGAAAACTGATAAAGCAGAACATGTTCAAAATTATCATATATACAAAAAAGAATATGTAAAGCGCGTATTATCTTTTATTGAGCAATCACTGTAA
- a CDS encoding alpha/beta fold hydrolase, with translation MSKQYINVNGVNLHYISKGQGDLMLFLHGFPDFSHIWRHQIDEFSNDFHTVALDLRGYNLSEKPSGLESYEIDVLVEDIRQVIEGLGYSSCTLVVHDWGAGIGWTFAYRYPEYVQKLIAFNGPHPYTFMRELRTNKNQQKASEYMKWFQKQEAQDYMERDNFSGLRKLVIDPGVKKGYLTADDVQAYVNSWENGSVLSMLSYYRNLKIFTEEDLQRKSLFPLEEEVLNIPVQIIWGNQDPTFMPENLDGIEEYVPNISVHRLGEASHAPQHEKPHEVNDVMWNFLNK, from the coding sequence ATGAGTAAACAGTATATAAACGTAAATGGCGTTAATTTGCACTACATAAGCAAGGGACAAGGAGATCTTATGCTATTTCTTCATGGGTTTCCTGACTTCTCGCATATTTGGCGACACCAGATAGATGAATTTTCTAATGATTTTCACACAGTTGCTTTGGATTTAAGAGGATATAATCTATCTGAAAAGCCAAGCGGACTAGAATCATACGAAATTGATGTATTAGTAGAAGATATTCGCCAAGTGATTGAAGGTTTAGGATATAGCTCCTGCACGCTAGTTGTACACGACTGGGGAGCAGGAATCGGCTGGACATTTGCTTATCGCTACCCTGAATATGTACAAAAATTAATTGCTTTTAACGGTCCGCACCCTTATACATTTATGCGTGAGCTTAGAACAAATAAAAATCAGCAAAAAGCAAGTGAATATATGAAATGGTTTCAAAAACAAGAAGCACAGGACTATATGGAACGAGATAATTTCTCAGGTTTGCGTAAGCTTGTGATCGACCCAGGCGTAAAAAAAGGATATCTAACAGCTGATGATGTTCAAGCATACGTGAACTCTTGGGAAAATGGCTCTGTGCTGTCCATGCTAAGTTATTACCGCAACTTAAAGATTTTCACAGAAGAAGACCTTCAAAGAAAATCTTTGTTTCCGTTAGAAGAAGAAGTGTTAAACATCCCGGTACAAATTATTTGGGGAAATCAAGATCCTACTTTTATGCCTGAAAACTTAGATGGTATTGAAGAATATGTACCAAACATATCTGTTCACCGATTAGGTGAAGCATCTCATGCCCCTCAGCATGAAAAGCCTCACGAAGTAAACGACGTGATGTGGAATTTTTTAAATAAGTAA
- a CDS encoding spore germination protein: protein MPSVINIYNLKINSISSNGSVNIGEALHNSHTAHSKSTGTNSSYGDVSPASSKMRNIYIDPDTNDQTDIANVDHVNGYQQ from the coding sequence ATGCCAAGTGTTATTAACATTTATAATTTAAAGATCAACAGTATCTCAAGCAACGGTTCTGTCAACATTGGCGAAGCACTCCATAACAGTCACACGGCTCATTCAAAATCCACTGGTACGAACTCTTCTTATGGCGATGTCTCACCTGCTTCCTCGAAAATGCGAAACATTTATATCGATCCTGATACAAATGACCAAACAGATATTGCAAACGTTGATCATGTCAATGGTTATCAGCAGTGA
- a CDS encoding ABC transporter ATP-binding protein produces MIELYNVTGGYDRQQPTVRDITFTVDKGSFVALLGPNGSGKTTLIRLIMNVLTIQSGEVKVEGKSVKAYSPKQLAQKVAVMTQENQIGLEFTVQEIVSLGRYPYQAKGLFSTVSAQDEEVVESVMKLTNVWHYRNHTFQSLSGGEKQRVLLAKALAQEPDYLLLDEPTNHLDVKHTMELLQLLKTLQQEMSLTVLAILHDLNIASLFADNAVLLKDGRVEETGMDAIFQDAATLKRVYGVDLHVFHHPAVNKRQIAFVPPYQYPETDFHELYQLQKEPGNLCLSFVRPLRTLSLGSNETGLDWCQEIVQQQSSANAAWKSASLSSHEVRLKDDKGYSWLTVLTHGQKENEMNIVLLTNTPLSDANLLHAAMKVIEYRAFLGKTGRIAVASSHHKEENQEEISEFLMERLQKELQLFMETKMTDNCFK; encoded by the coding sequence ATGATTGAACTATATAATGTGACAGGAGGATACGATAGGCAGCAGCCGACCGTTCGTGACATCACGTTCACCGTAGACAAAGGTTCTTTTGTCGCTTTACTAGGACCAAATGGAAGCGGGAAAACAACGCTTATTCGCTTGATTATGAATGTATTAACCATTCAATCAGGCGAAGTGAAGGTAGAAGGAAAGTCAGTGAAGGCTTATTCACCAAAACAGCTGGCGCAAAAAGTTGCAGTCATGACGCAAGAAAATCAAATTGGGCTAGAATTTACGGTTCAAGAAATTGTTTCACTTGGACGTTACCCTTATCAGGCAAAAGGATTGTTTAGCACTGTATCAGCACAGGATGAAGAAGTGGTGGAAAGCGTGATGAAATTAACAAATGTTTGGCACTATAGAAATCATACTTTTCAATCGCTGAGCGGTGGAGAAAAACAGCGGGTTTTACTGGCTAAAGCACTGGCGCAAGAACCTGACTACTTACTTCTTGATGAACCAACGAATCACTTAGATGTAAAACATACGATGGAACTGCTTCAGCTGCTAAAAACGTTACAGCAGGAAATGAGCTTAACGGTTCTGGCCATTTTGCATGATCTCAACATCGCCTCGCTGTTTGCAGATAATGCTGTGTTACTGAAAGATGGAAGAGTAGAAGAAACGGGGATGGATGCTATTTTTCAGGATGCAGCTACGTTAAAAAGAGTATATGGGGTTGATTTGCATGTATTTCACCATCCCGCTGTGAACAAGCGGCAAATTGCTTTTGTGCCGCCGTATCAATATCCAGAGACGGACTTTCATGAGTTATATCAGTTACAAAAGGAACCGGGCAACCTATGTTTATCCTTTGTTCGTCCTTTGAGAACTCTTTCACTGGGTTCAAATGAAACAGGCCTAGACTGGTGTCAAGAAATTGTTCAACAGCAAAGCAGTGCTAACGCGGCGTGGAAATCTGCGTCTTTATCCAGTCATGAAGTTCGCTTAAAAGACGATAAAGGTTACTCGTGGCTGACTGTGCTGACACATGGACAAAAAGAGAATGAAATGAATATTGTTCTACTAACAAATACACCGCTTTCGGACGCGAACTTACTTCATGCAGCGATGAAGGTAATTGAATACCGGGCTTTCTTAGGGAAAACAGGACGTATTGCTGTAGCATCATCTCATCATAAAGAAGAAAATCAAGAAGAAATTTCAGAGTTCTTAATGGAACGCCTCCAAAAAGAATTACAACTATTTATGGAAACAAAAATGACCGACAATTGCTTTAAATAA